Proteins co-encoded in one Cydia strobilella chromosome 14, ilCydStro3.1, whole genome shotgun sequence genomic window:
- the LOC134747093 gene encoding nuclear pore complex protein Nup58-like: MSFSFGTPQSAPASSGLSSGFSFGAAKPATPGFGLATSQPSSFGFGSTATTSAPGFGAAPAFGASTTGFGANTPAFGAGATSTPAFGASSGFGASAAPAFGASTTPAFGATSTAPAFGAATATPAFGATSAAPAFGSTSAAPAFGSTTTPAFGATATPAFGATTTPAFGATSQPAFGATTTPAFGQTSAPSFGGGLGTGGLNFGAGTSTASTGLNFGTPATSASTGLGGLGGFGFGAAATNQGGFGFGATTTTTNSLFGGKLGATAPTGLQTSTTVTPSLGLGGLSQSGIGTANTTTGDGKSEPPKQTKLPNELLTDVESFKEFVKKQKSLSSDIMRVSIKPLHKVSSTAESTLRQALALGSELGRARAVSARLRGAAAAALAHTETAARDALGTELEGMAPPAYIKELIAELEQQIVTFRRQMEVADKQMQSSPKLLTEQELNLGIRRMYESLVALAGRLQTVHTQVEAQKEQYLNLRKYVLKDSTDVFNSVSASHSLDQILRDAEGTRKKTKPGLNDSLGRAVLSDPRATLGSIAQLAGPTPFSYLGNSLSPFPGADNTGSSWQPGAARAPPPALAAAAMFAPAPASAPAPAPADPGAGFQLQKPPGKRGKQ, from the exons ATGTCTTTTTCATTTGGCACTCCACAAAGTGCACCAGCTTCTTCAGGTCTCTCTTCAGGGTTCAGCTTCGGCGCTGCCAA GCCCGCGACGCCGGGCTTCGGTTTGGCAACATCGCAGCCTTCAAGCTTCGGTTTCGGTAGCACAGCGACGACTTCGGCGCCTGGGTTCGGTGCAGCGCCCGCTTTTGGGGCCTCAACGACTGGTTTTGGAGCTAACACTCCTGCGTTTGGGGCAGGGGCGACTTCCACTCCCGCGTTCGGGGCCAGCTCCGGGTTCGGGGCGTCAGCAGCGCCCGCTTTTGGAGCTTCTACGACCCCTGCGTTCGGTGCAACTTCAACAGCACCAGCGTTTGGTGCAGCAACAGCAACACCTGCCTTTGGAGCCACTTCAGCTGCGCCTGCTTTCGGATCCACATCGGCTGCCCCTGCCTTTGGATCAACTACTACACCTGCTTTTGGCGCTACTGCAACCCCAGCTTTTGGAGCCACAACTACTCCAGCTTTTG GAGCGACCTCTCAGCCTGCATTTGGGGCTACAACCACACCCGCCTTTGGCCAAACGAGTGCTCCATCGTTTGGTGGTGGattgggcactggaggcctcaACTTTGGGGCTGGGACCAGCACTGCTTCCACTG GATTAAACTTTGGCACACCAGCTACCTCAGCCAGCACAGGCCTCGGAGGACTGGGGGGCTTTGGTTTTGGGGCTGCAGCTACTAACCAGGGCGGTTTTGGATTTGGAGCGACAACTACCACAACTAACAGTTTATTTG GTGGCAAATTAGGGGCGACCGCCCCCACAGGACTACAAACATCCACTACAG tgACACCCAGTCTTGGTTTAGGCGGATTATCGCAAAGCGGCATTGGGACTGCAAACACAACCACAGGCGATGGAAAAA GTGAACCACCAAAACAGACCAAGTTGCCAAATGAATTATTAACAGATGTGGAGTCATTCAAAGAATTTGTGAAGAAGCAAAAATCACTCAGCTCAGACATCATGAGAGTGTCAATCAAGCCATTGCATAAG GTGTCGAGTACGGCGGAGAGTACCCTGCGGCAGGCGCTGGCGCTGGGCAGCGAGCTGGGGCGCGCGCGCGCAGTGTCGGCGCGCCTGCGcggggccgccgccgccgcgctcgcgcACACCGAGACCGCCGCCCGAGACGCGCTAG GCACGGAGTTAGAAGGCATGGCACCGCCGGCGTACATCAAAGAGCTGATCGCAGAGCTGGAGCAGCAGATAGTGACGTTCCGTCGGCAGATGGAGGTCGCCGATAAACAGATGCAGTCATCACCCAAACTGCTCACTGAACAAG AGTTGAATCTCGGCATAAGACGCATGTACGAGTCCCTAGTAGCGCTGGCGGGTCGTCTACAAACTGTGCACACGCAAGTTGAGGCGCAGAAGGAACAGTATCTAAACTTGAGAAAATACGTGCTCAAGGACTCCACTGACGTCTTCAACTCTGTGTCAG CCAGTCACAGTCTAGATCAGATTCTCCGCGATGCTGAAGGCACGAGAAAGAAGACTAAACCAGGGCTTAATGACAGCCTCGGCCGTGCCGTGCTGTCCGACCCTAGAGCTACTTTAG GTAGCATAGCTCAGCTAGCGGGACCCACGCCATTCAGCTACCTAGGCAATTCATTGTCCCCATTCCCCGGAGCCGATAATA